The window TTTAGTCTTCAGGGACAAAGTTGTCCTTGGGAGCGCCACAGATGGGACAGGCGTAATCGTCCGGCAGATCGTCAAAGCTGGTGCCGGGTGCGATGTCGTTATCCGGGTCGCCCTGCTCGGGGTCGTAAACGTAGCCACAAATTTCGCAAACATATTTCTGCATGGGGTCTCTCTCCTTTTGATCGGTCACTTTTGCAGCAGAGACGGCTGCTGTCAACTTATCTGGGTCTGTTTCCACAGGGAGTTCACAATCCGCTTTAGTGGAGCCTTCTCCCATCAAGGGACGGAAGCATTTCTTGGTGCCACCACAGATCGGACACCGCCATTCGTCCGGCAGATCCTGGAACAAAACGCCCTTCTTGATCTTGCCTTTCCGATCTCCCTTGTCGGGATTGTAAATATATCCACAGTTTACAGTCTGACATTGCCACATGTCTTCCGGTCGAGCCATGATATCTCCTCACGCCGGTTGCGGATAAAGGTCCAATTGCTTCGTTGCCAGCCGCAAACCAGTCCTCGACGTAGCGCTGCTACGCCTGCGGCTGCTTTGTGGCTGTCGCCTTGCACTTGAACCTTTCTCCACAACCTCACTGTAAACGTTAACAATCCTTTTCAAAACAGGGGCGGGCAAGCCCGCCCCTGCAACTTTTTTCAGTTTTTTTTGCCTTTCACTCCTCCACTCTCATCACCTTGAGGCTTTTGAGAGTGGTGTAGCTGCCAGGCGGAAAGTTTCGAGTCTCCCGCAGCTGTATCCTAGTACA of the Pseudodesulfovibrio sp. zrk46 genome contains:
- the rd gene encoding rubredoxin is translated as MQKYVCEICGYVYDPEQGDPDNDIAPGTSFDDLPDDYACPICGAPKDNFVPED